In Streptococcus parasuis, the following proteins share a genomic window:
- a CDS encoding alpha/beta hydrolase codes for MKKIKKIILWILGIVASLGIIAYVSVTNHPQLVVGVIQSFMYKESSPNSYSPLYDSIDGLKENGQYLKSEIAYSKDYPNSFLDITYPDQNLEADRPTLFYFHGGGFFGGSKNMGDPLAASQATYLIDDIVSKGYNVVNVDYALVPDHHFPTPVIQMNQAIAYIKEHAEEYHLNMDNVVLMGSSAGAIMVAQYGSLLANNDYAQLLNIEPSIAKEHVKVLVIDDAPLDYAKFSLSTKLLVGNYVSETIYLSEEEINAYNPISHVNKDYPASFLLGSEYRTDMVSLNKALKQAGVENELVDPLAEEGLEKPHGFVANLRTDPVSAKAFERMLAFIDERTKE; via the coding sequence ATGAAAAAAATTAAAAAAATCATCTTATGGATCCTTGGGATTGTAGCTAGTCTTGGTATCATTGCTTATGTGTCCGTTACCAATCATCCGCAGTTGGTAGTCGGAGTCATTCAATCGTTTATGTACAAGGAGAGTTCACCGAACTCTTACAGTCCCCTTTATGATTCCATTGACGGCTTGAAAGAAAATGGTCAGTATTTGAAAAGTGAGATTGCCTATAGCAAGGACTACCCTAACAGCTTTTTAGATATTACTTATCCAGACCAAAATCTTGAAGCTGACCGTCCAACCCTCTTCTATTTCCACGGTGGTGGATTCTTTGGAGGGAGTAAAAATATGGGGGACCCTCTGGCTGCCAGCCAAGCCACCTATCTCATTGACGATATCGTGTCAAAAGGATATAATGTTGTCAATGTTGACTATGCGCTTGTGCCAGATCACCATTTCCCAACGCCTGTGATTCAGATGAATCAGGCTATCGCCTATATAAAGGAACACGCTGAAGAATACCATTTGAACATGGACAATGTCGTCTTAATGGGCTCATCAGCAGGTGCCATCATGGTAGCACAATACGGTAGCCTCTTAGCCAACAATGATTACGCTCAGCTATTGAACATTGAACCAAGTATTGCAAAAGAACATGTCAAGGTTCTGGTTATCGACGACGCTCCCTTAGATTACGCCAAGTTTAGCTTAAGCACGAAGCTCTTGGTTGGAAATTATGTTTCAGAAACCATTTATCTAAGTGAGGAAGAAATCAATGCCTATAACCCGATTTCCCATGTGAACAAGGACTACCCAGCTAGTTTCCTGTTGGGAAGCGAGTATCGGACAGATATGGTGTCGCTCAATAAGGCCTTGAAGCAAGCGGGAGTTGAAAATGAATTGGTCGATCCTTTAGCAGAAGAAGGGCTTGAAAAGCCACATGGTTTTGTGGCGAATTTACGAACAGACCCTGTGTCTGCCAAAGCATTTGAGCGGATGTTGGCTTTTA
- a CDS encoding pectinacetylesterase family protein: MKKVWKIVAAVTVVLALLGFIAYKKTFGWSAPELVDQTPQVNEWYRLSPEGVVDSQGNQAHGLLRIGKEKDKVMVYFFGGGVSINEETASGGTRYFATTTGHQDYVATWGIGSPQEDNPFKDWTMIVLPYGTGDFHAGTQNFSYIDDNGKEQVVHHQGYSNLMSILAAAKSHIGNPDTLLVTGFSAGGFATSLLADGVISQFPTAENITVAVDSAFLRHDNWKSIAENVWKTPTSISDRLHSDNLVLDSLVALHEKRGDRVKILFDISYRDGILQQYQAYIDQGQLADATKASSDDFQIRLKQMVQELQTQIEGVGIFIWNHGQDEKTTATQHTTINFSTFFTPMAQDKSVAEWLDDAVNGQVNSYGLELLD; encoded by the coding sequence ATGAAAAAAGTTTGGAAAATAGTAGCGGCTGTAACAGTTGTTCTAGCCTTGCTTGGTTTTATTGCCTACAAAAAGACATTTGGCTGGTCAGCTCCTGAGCTTGTTGACCAGACCCCACAAGTGAATGAATGGTACCGCCTCAGTCCCGAAGGGGTTGTAGATTCTCAGGGCAATCAGGCACATGGCCTGCTTCGTATCGGTAAAGAGAAGGATAAGGTGATGGTCTATTTCTTCGGTGGTGGTGTGAGTATCAATGAAGAGACTGCTAGTGGTGGCACACGTTATTTTGCGACCACAACTGGCCATCAAGATTATGTCGCAACTTGGGGAATTGGAAGTCCGCAGGAAGACAATCCATTTAAGGACTGGACTATGATTGTGCTTCCGTATGGGACAGGAGATTTTCATGCAGGGACCCAAAACTTTTCTTATATAGATGATAACGGAAAAGAGCAAGTAGTCCATCACCAAGGTTATTCCAATCTGATGAGCATTTTAGCAGCTGCCAAGTCTCACATAGGTAATCCAGATACGCTTCTGGTAACTGGATTTTCAGCTGGCGGGTTTGCAACGTCATTGCTTGCGGACGGAGTGATTTCACAATTTCCAACTGCAGAGAATATCACGGTTGCAGTTGACAGTGCCTTTTTGAGACATGATAATTGGAAAAGCATTGCGGAAAATGTCTGGAAAACACCGACTTCCATTAGTGACCGTCTGCATTCAGACAATCTTGTTTTGGATAGCTTAGTAGCCCTCCATGAGAAGCGAGGGGATCGGGTTAAGATATTGTTTGATATTTCCTATCGAGATGGGATTCTTCAGCAATATCAGGCCTATATTGACCAAGGGCAGCTAGCTGATGCAACAAAAGCGAGCAGTGATGACTTTCAAATCAGGCTCAAACAGATGGTACAAGAGCTTCAAACTCAGATTGAGGGAGTGGGTATTTTTATCTGGAACCATGGGCAAGATGAAAAAACTACCGCTACTCAGCACACAACCATTAACTTTTCAACTTTTTTCACACCAATGGCTCAAGATAAGAGTGTGGCAGAATGGCTGGATGATGCTGTCAATGGACAAGTAAACAGCTATGGATTAGAACTATTAGATTAG
- a CDS encoding TetR/AcrR family transcriptional regulator, giving the protein MERVKRKESLFVESVVEALWELLEDKSFEKISVSELVERAGIGRVTFYRNFSNKEEVLKRSFNLELLAWLTERQIDLSDWSDAHLLLALRQFFDFWNEQQDKIRLLTANHLDYLLEEVLDSYFKERLGDLTDDFHLQFIVGGFFRVLKTWVARGCKESPDDIMQLMGEQ; this is encoded by the coding sequence ATGGAAAGAGTGAAGCGGAAAGAGTCATTATTTGTGGAGAGTGTCGTGGAGGCTCTGTGGGAGTTGCTGGAAGACAAATCTTTTGAAAAGATTAGTGTGTCTGAGTTGGTGGAGCGAGCGGGCATCGGTCGAGTTACCTTTTACCGAAACTTTTCTAATAAGGAAGAGGTGCTCAAACGGTCCTTCAACTTGGAATTGCTAGCCTGGTTGACCGAGCGACAGATAGACTTGTCGGATTGGTCAGATGCTCATCTCTTACTAGCTTTACGGCAATTTTTTGACTTTTGGAATGAGCAACAAGATAAGATTCGCTTATTGACAGCCAACCACTTGGACTACTTGCTCGAGGAGGTCTTGGACAGCTACTTCAAAGAGAGGCTGGGGGACTTGACCGATGATTTTCACCTGCAATTTATAGTAGGTGGATTTTTCCGAGTGCTCAAAACCTGGGTTGCTAGAGGCTGTAAGGAAAGCCCTGATGACATCATGCAGTTGATGGGAGAGCAATAG
- a CDS encoding Rrf2 family transcriptional regulator, whose protein sequence is MQISNKFTIAIHALAFIHLFQDQQRVTSKVLANSIQANPVIIRSVLSGLKDAGIVDAKQGSGGFRLAKPLDDISLYDIFVTVDNIDKKGLFNFHENPHPDCIVGGNIHAAVDDKLVQVQTAMEKELKTMYMSDVLVDLEKAIEEKVKRT, encoded by the coding sequence ATGCAGATTTCAAATAAATTTACCATTGCCATTCACGCCTTGGCCTTTATCCATCTCTTTCAAGACCAGCAACGTGTTACCAGTAAGGTTTTGGCAAACAGCATTCAAGCCAATCCTGTTATCATTCGCTCGGTTTTATCTGGTTTGAAGGATGCGGGAATTGTAGATGCCAAGCAGGGCAGCGGCGGTTTTCGTTTAGCAAAGCCACTTGATGACATTAGCCTTTATGACATCTTTGTTACGGTTGACAATATTGATAAGAAAGGCTTGTTCAACTTTCATGAAAATCCCCATCCCGACTGTATCGTGGGGGGGAATATCCATGCTGCTGTGGACGACAAACTAGTCCAGGTCCAGACAGCTATGGAGAAAGAATTGAAAACCATGTACATGTCTGATGTTCTGGTTGACCTAGAAAAAGCCATTGAAGAAAAAGTGAAAAGGACTTAA
- a CDS encoding NAD(P)-dependent oxidoreductase — translation MKIAVVAANGKAGSLIVKEAVARGFEVTAIVRGENKTVAQQVLQKDVFDLTADDVIGFDAVVDAVGAWTADTVHMVPDAAKHLASILKDSQTRLLVVGGAASLYVNPERTLTVADVTEFPAEVLPVLNAHKEALEALRQVDDVNWTYVSPAGDFQADGERTGRYILGGEELVLNSKGESVISYADYAIGMIDEIASGDHLKARISLVSE, via the coding sequence ATGAAAATAGCAGTAGTAGCAGCAAATGGTAAAGCAGGTAGCTTGATTGTAAAAGAAGCGGTAGCACGTGGTTTTGAAGTAACGGCTATCGTTCGTGGTGAAAATAAGACAGTCGCACAGCAGGTTCTTCAAAAGGATGTTTTTGATCTGACAGCCGATGATGTGATTGGTTTTGATGCGGTAGTGGATGCAGTAGGTGCCTGGACAGCAGACACTGTGCATATGGTTCCTGATGCAGCCAAACATTTGGCGTCTATCCTAAAAGATTCACAAACACGTTTGCTGGTGGTTGGTGGAGCAGCAAGCCTGTATGTTAATCCAGAGCGTACCTTGACTGTGGCAGATGTGACAGAGTTTCCAGCGGAAGTATTGCCTGTGCTAAATGCTCACAAGGAAGCACTTGAGGCCCTTCGTCAAGTAGATGATGTCAACTGGACCTATGTAAGCCCGGCAGGTGATTTCCAAGCAGACGGCGAACGGACAGGTCGCTATATTCTTGGCGGTGAAGAGTTGGTCTTGAACAGCAAGGGAGAAAGTGTTATTTCCTATGCAGATTATGCTATTGGTATGATTGACGAGATTGCATCAGGCGATCATCTCAAAGCACGTATCAGCCTTGTCAGCGAGTAA
- a CDS encoding alpha/beta fold hydrolase — MSYITTKNQYVTVSNNKIAYRELSKSKSDIPLVMLVHLAATLDNWDPKLLDLLAEQHHVIVLDLPGVGASQGKVAPTIPGMAEQAVSIIKALGHEKINLLGLSMGGFIAQEIVRLDSQLVNRLILAGTGPRGGFEVDKVTGKTFRYMLKAGLERVDPKRYIFYNHDEAGRLEAEKVLGRMGQRSAAHADKDMNVPGFLTQLKTIKRWGREPQDDMTFITQPTLIVNGDKDMQVPTENSYTMHEKIKNSQLIIYPNAGHGSIFQNAEEFSKALLAFLEETNA; from the coding sequence ATGTCATATATTACAACTAAAAACCAATACGTCACCGTTTCAAACAATAAAATTGCCTACCGTGAGCTCAGCAAGAGCAAGTCTGACATCCCTTTGGTCATGCTAGTTCACCTAGCGGCGACCTTGGACAACTGGGATCCCAAATTGCTGGATTTGCTGGCTGAACAGCATCATGTGATTGTCCTAGACCTTCCTGGCGTAGGAGCTAGTCAAGGCAAGGTGGCTCCGACTATTCCAGGAATGGCTGAGCAGGCTGTTTCTATTATCAAGGCTTTGGGACATGAGAAAATCAATTTGCTCGGTCTGTCTATGGGTGGCTTTATTGCTCAAGAAATCGTTCGTCTGGATAGTCAATTGGTAAACCGCTTGATTTTAGCAGGTACAGGTCCTCGTGGTGGTTTTGAAGTCGATAAGGTGACTGGGAAAACCTTCCGCTATATGCTGAAGGCTGGTTTGGAGCGTGTGGATCCAAAACGCTACATTTTCTACAATCATGATGAAGCAGGTCGCTTGGAGGCAGAAAAAGTCTTGGGTCGTATGGGGCAAAGAAGTGCTGCTCATGCAGACAAGGACATGAATGTTCCAGGATTTTTGACACAGCTGAAAACTATCAAACGCTGGGGAAGAGAGCCGCAAGATGATATGACCTTTATCACCCAACCAACTCTTATCGTCAACGGTGATAAGGACATGCAGGTTCCAACAGAAAATTCTTATACCATGCATGAGAAGATCAAAAATAGCCAACTGATCATCTATCCAAATGCAGGACACGGCTCGATCTTCCAAAATGCAGAAGAGTTTTCGAAAGCCTTACTAGCCTTTTTGGAGGAAACCAATGCCTAA
- a CDS encoding NADP-dependent oxidoreductase: MKAAQHTSYNKNNITLNLTEIAKPQIKPNQVLVKVTAAGVNPLDNMISRGDVKLIVPYKLPQTAGNELVGLIEEVGSSVTTFVAGDRVFGRLPLDSIGAFAEYVAVDAQALAKVPTYLTDEEAAAVPLTALTIMQALDLMGAEAGKTIFISGGTGGVGGMAIPIAKAKGLTVITNGDGANAERVLSLGADRFIDYKTEDYTKTLSNVDYVLDTLGGAETEKQMSIMKKGGQLISLRAMPNGEFAKRMNLPKWKQILFGLAGRSFDKMAKKYGVHYHFIFVESNGRQLQEVADIFSKLEIKPSIDTVYPFEEVNAALDKVANGRSRGKTVLSFN; encoded by the coding sequence ATGAAAGCAGCACAACACACATCTTATAACAAAAACAACATCACCCTTAACCTTACAGAAATTGCTAAACCACAAATCAAGCCTAACCAAGTCCTTGTCAAAGTAACCGCAGCAGGCGTTAACCCCTTGGACAACATGATTTCACGCGGAGATGTGAAATTGATTGTTCCTTATAAATTGCCACAAACGGCTGGAAATGAACTAGTTGGCTTGATTGAAGAAGTAGGTTCAAGCGTGACGACATTTGTAGCAGGTGATCGTGTCTTCGGTCGACTTCCGCTTGATAGTATCGGTGCTTTTGCTGAGTATGTAGCGGTTGACGCTCAGGCTCTTGCTAAGGTTCCTACCTACTTGACAGATGAAGAAGCGGCAGCTGTTCCTCTGACAGCCTTGACCATCATGCAGGCCCTTGACCTCATGGGTGCTGAGGCAGGCAAGACCATCTTCATCTCAGGCGGAACTGGTGGTGTTGGCGGTATGGCTATTCCAATTGCCAAAGCCAAGGGCTTGACCGTTATCACAAATGGTGATGGGGCAAATGCAGAACGGGTGTTGTCATTGGGTGCAGACCGGTTTATCGATTACAAGACAGAAGATTACACCAAAACACTTAGCAATGTTGACTACGTCTTGGACACACTTGGTGGTGCAGAAACAGAGAAACAAATGTCCATTATGAAAAAAGGTGGACAGCTGATTTCCCTTCGTGCCATGCCAAATGGTGAATTTGCCAAACGTATGAATTTGCCAAAATGGAAACAAATCTTGTTTGGCCTAGCTGGTCGTTCATTTGACAAAATGGCTAAGAAATACGGTGTTCACTACCATTTCATTTTCGTAGAGAGCAATGGTCGCCAACTGCAAGAAGTAGCAGACATTTTCAGCAAGCTCGAAATCAAACCATCTATCGATACAGTTTATCCATTTGAAGAAGTCAATGCAGCACTTGATAAGGTTGCCAATGGTCGTTCACGCGGAAAAACCGTCCTCAGTTTCAACTAA
- a CDS encoding Rrf2 family transcriptional regulator, with product MDTKFSVALHILTMISESKEILSSQALAESVGTNASYIRKVIALLKNAGLITSHQGRSGYQLSKSPKDISLLEIYLATQEVEHIRLFQIHQNANLSCPVGQHIEGAMVPIFSSVEQELEHQLSRQSLDNVITNLYQSANQERI from the coding sequence ATGGATACAAAGTTTTCAGTAGCCCTTCATATATTGACCATGATCAGTGAGAGTAAGGAAATACTTAGCTCGCAAGCCTTAGCTGAGAGCGTTGGCACCAATGCCAGTTACATCCGCAAGGTGATTGCACTTTTGAAAAATGCAGGCTTAATCACTTCGCACCAAGGACGATCGGGCTACCAATTGAGCAAGTCCCCTAAGGATATTAGCTTATTGGAAATCTACCTTGCGACGCAAGAAGTGGAGCATATTCGCCTATTTCAGATACACCAGAATGCCAATCTTTCTTGTCCAGTTGGGCAGCATATAGAAGGCGCAATGGTTCCCATCTTTTCCAGCGTTGAACAAGAACTGGAACATCAACTCAGTCGTCAATCCTTAGATAATGTGATTACTAATCTCTATCAATCAGCCAATCAAGAACGAATCTGA
- a CDS encoding TIGR01440 family protein, translated as MSLDKIKVQTQQVVQEVLELSNLQKGQIFVLGLSSSEVIGGHIGKNSSLEVGEVIVETILEILEPKGIYLAVQGCEHLNRALVVERELAIQKDLEIVNVLPSLHAGGSGQLAAFKYMKDPVEVEFITAQAGVDIGDTAIGMHIKHVQVPVRPRLREIGQAHVTALASRPKLIGGARAAYVEDKIRKN; from the coding sequence ATGTCACTCGATAAAATCAAAGTTCAAACCCAGCAAGTTGTGCAAGAAGTCTTAGAACTCAGCAATCTTCAAAAGGGTCAGATATTTGTCCTAGGTTTGTCTTCTAGTGAGGTCATCGGTGGGCATATTGGCAAAAACTCCAGTCTGGAAGTCGGTGAGGTGATTGTTGAAACTATCTTGGAAATTCTGGAGCCAAAAGGTATCTATCTAGCTGTCCAAGGCTGCGAACACCTCAATCGTGCCTTAGTCGTGGAGAGAGAATTAGCAATTCAGAAAGATTTGGAAATAGTCAATGTCTTGCCTAGTCTTCATGCAGGTGGTTCTGGACAGCTGGCGGCTTTCAAGTATATGAAAGATCCAGTCGAAGTGGAATTTATTACTGCTCAGGCAGGTGTGGATATCGGAGATACGGCTATCGGCATGCATATCAAACATGTACAGGTTCCAGTTAGACCAAGACTTCGGGAAATTGGGCAAGCACATGTTACGGCGCTTGCTAGCCGACCTAAATTGATTGGTGGAGCTCGTGCAGCATATGTAGAGGATAAAATACGGAAAAATTAG
- a CDS encoding ECF transporter S component → MRNKKTQELVLLAILTALTLVLAHVHMPTLSGFFTLLDVGVYFTAFYLGKKEGAIVGGLSGLLIDFLLGYPQWAFFSLVFHGAQGYFAGWTGKKRIFGLVLASLSMVGGYYLASRIYFNDLKAIESVFGNSMQNFVGMGLGFAVVKLVEKSGAINYVTR, encoded by the coding sequence ATGAGAAATAAGAAAACACAGGAATTAGTATTATTAGCCATCTTAACAGCCTTGACCTTGGTCTTGGCCCATGTCCATATGCCGACCCTATCCGGCTTTTTCACACTTTTGGATGTGGGAGTTTACTTTACAGCCTTTTACTTAGGCAAGAAAGAAGGAGCTATTGTCGGCGGTTTATCTGGACTCTTGATAGATTTCTTGCTGGGCTATCCCCAGTGGGCATTCTTTAGTCTAGTTTTTCACGGAGCTCAGGGTTATTTTGCGGGTTGGACAGGCAAGAAACGGATTTTCGGTCTAGTCTTGGCGTCACTCTCTATGGTTGGGGGCTACTACCTGGCATCTCGGATTTATTTTAATGACCTCAAAGCCATTGAAAGTGTTTTTGGCAATAGCATGCAAAACTTTGTCGGGATGGGCTTAGGGTTTGCAGTGGTTAAATTAGTTGAGAAAAGCGGTGCTATTAACTATGTCACTCGATAA
- a CDS encoding bifunctional hydroxymethylpyrimidine kinase/phosphomethylpyrimidine kinase, which yields MKTNYILALSGNDIFSGGGLHADLTTYTVHKLHGFVAVTCLTAMTEKGFEVFPTDSTIFAHQLASLKNVPFSAIKIGLLPNVEIAEQALEVIQAHQDIPVVLDPVLVCKETHDTEVSQLRDELLKFFPYVTIITPNLAEAQLLIQRDIKTVEEMKQAARDLYELGAKHVVIKGGNRLDKDKAIDVYYDGQTIEVLESPILTSNNVGAGCTFASSIASQLLLGKDPLEAVRLSKEFVYRAIETSDDYGVVQYEK from the coding sequence ATGAAGACTAATTATATTTTGGCACTTTCGGGTAATGATATTTTTAGCGGTGGGGGACTCCATGCAGATTTAACAACCTATACTGTTCATAAATTGCATGGCTTTGTTGCAGTCACTTGCTTGACTGCGATGACAGAAAAAGGATTTGAAGTATTTCCGACAGATTCGACTATTTTTGCTCATCAGCTTGCTAGCTTGAAGAACGTTCCGTTCTCAGCAATTAAGATTGGACTTCTTCCAAATGTTGAAATTGCAGAGCAGGCTTTGGAAGTCATTCAGGCCCACCAAGATATTCCTGTGGTGCTAGACCCTGTTTTGGTCTGCAAGGAAACGCATGATACAGAGGTTAGCCAATTACGTGACGAACTCTTGAAATTTTTCCCATATGTGACTATTATCACTCCAAACTTGGCAGAAGCTCAGCTATTGATCCAAAGAGACATTAAAACTGTCGAAGAAATGAAGCAGGCGGCGCGTGATTTGTACGAGTTAGGGGCTAAACATGTGGTGATTAAGGGTGGTAATCGTTTAGACAAAGATAAGGCAATTGATGTTTATTATGATGGGCAAACGATTGAGGTGTTGGAATCACCAATTTTGACCAGTAATAATGTCGGTGCGGGCTGTACCTTTGCTTCAAGCATTGCCAGTCAACTTTTACTTGGCAAGGATCCCTTAGAGGCTGTTCGGTTATCGAAAGAGTTTGTCTATCGGGCAATCGAGACGTCTGATGATTATGGAGTGGTTCAATATGAGAAATAA
- the truA gene encoding tRNA pseudouridine(38-40) synthase TruA yields MTRYKAIISYDGHDFSGFQRQPHARTVQEEIEKTLKRLNSGHSVTVHGAGRTDAGVHAYGQVIHFDLLGARDEERLRFALDTQTPEDIDVVKVEQVADDFHCRYAKHSKTYEFLVDIGRPKNPMMRHYATFYPYDLDLSLIREAIKDLEGTHDFTGFTASGTSVENKVRTITSATLEYDQRRQFLIFTFSGNGFLYKQVRNMVGTLLKIGNGRMPVHQIKRILEEKNRDLAGPTAAGNGLYLKEIIYED; encoded by the coding sequence ATGACAAGATATAAAGCAATTATTTCCTACGATGGGCATGATTTTTCTGGTTTTCAACGTCAGCCTCATGCTCGGACAGTTCAGGAAGAAATCGAGAAAACCTTGAAACGGTTGAACAGTGGGCACTCAGTAACAGTGCATGGTGCAGGTCGGACAGATGCAGGTGTGCATGCTTATGGGCAGGTCATACATTTTGACTTGCTGGGTGCTCGAGATGAGGAAAGGCTTCGTTTTGCCCTAGATACGCAAACTCCGGAGGATATCGATGTGGTCAAGGTGGAGCAGGTAGCGGATGATTTTCATTGTCGTTATGCCAAACATAGTAAAACTTATGAATTTCTAGTGGATATCGGTCGACCTAAAAATCCCATGATGCGGCATTATGCTACCTTTTATCCTTATGATCTGGACCTTTCTTTGATCAGAGAAGCCATCAAAGACTTAGAGGGGACACATGATTTCACTGGTTTTACAGCTTCTGGGACTTCAGTGGAAAATAAGGTGCGAACCATCACGTCTGCAACACTAGAATATGACCAGCGACGACAATTTTTGATTTTTACTTTTTCGGGCAATGGCTTTTTATATAAGCAGGTTCGAAATATGGTAGGCACCCTCCTAAAAATTGGGAATGGTCGTATGCCTGTTCACCAAATCAAGAGAATCTTGGAAGAAAAAAATCGCGATTTGGCTGGACCTACCGCTGCTGGTAATGGCTTGTATTTAAAGGAGATTATTTATGAAGACTAA
- the perR gene encoding peroxide-responsive transcriptional repressor PerR — MELHSHLNAEHQTAFEHVIQHLKEKRIRITETRKAVVAYIIESDDHPSAEMIYSDLLPNYPNMSLATVYNNLKVLLEEGFVTELKRANDTTTYYDFMGHEHLNVICEKCGKITDFMDVEIPSLKKEAHEQTGYKITKEVLSIYGICPECQQLKK; from the coding sequence ATGGAATTACATTCTCATCTTAATGCAGAACACCAGACCGCCTTTGAACATGTTATTCAACATCTAAAAGAAAAAAGAATTCGGATAACCGAAACCAGGAAAGCTGTTGTTGCCTATATCATTGAAAGCGACGATCATCCTAGTGCGGAGATGATTTATTCGGATCTTTTACCTAACTATCCGAATATGAGCTTAGCGACAGTATACAATAACCTCAAGGTTTTGTTAGAAGAAGGTTTTGTTACTGAGCTGAAACGTGCGAATGACACTACTACCTACTATGATTTCATGGGACATGAACACCTCAATGTTATTTGTGAAAAATGTGGAAAAATCACGGATTTTATGGATGTGGAAATTCCTAGCCTCAAGAAAGAAGCACATGAGCAAACTGGCTATAAAATAACTAAAGAAGTCTTATCTATTTATGGAATTTGTCCAGAATGCCAACAGCTAAAAAAATAA